From a region of the Geothrix sp. 21YS21S-2 genome:
- a CDS encoding permease, with translation MSECCGGARPEPAPSFLRRGGWILLALPAWILLYAVIHRLSEVIAFSLLGLAPRSHLGEAVAFFFYDTPKVLLLLTLIVFIVTFLQTFISPGRVRDALSRRNPGLGNAMASLFGIVTPFCSCSAVPLFIGFLKAGVPLGVTFSFLVAAPMVNEVALGMLFAMFGWKIALLYAGTGVAIAFFAGLVLGRMNMERHLEGWVQEALKAPALADAGEERPSLAARIGQAVQGVKDIVGKVWLYILVGILVGAFIHGFVPEAFMASLLGRKSWYSVPLAVAIGVPLYSNAAGVMPIVEALLGKGAALGSTLAFMMAVIGLSLPETVILRRVMRPRLIGAFVGVVAAGILLVGYLFNAIL, from the coding sequence ATGTCTGAATGCTGTGGGGGCGCCAGGCCGGAACCGGCGCCGTCGTTCCTGCGCAGGGGAGGCTGGATCCTGCTGGCCCTTCCGGCCTGGATCCTGCTCTACGCGGTCATCCACCGGCTTTCGGAGGTGATCGCCTTCTCCCTGCTTGGCCTGGCGCCCAGGTCCCACCTGGGCGAGGCGGTGGCGTTCTTCTTCTACGACACGCCGAAGGTCCTGCTGCTGCTCACCCTGATCGTCTTCATCGTCACCTTCCTGCAGACGTTCATCAGCCCGGGGAGGGTGCGCGACGCGCTGTCCCGGCGGAATCCGGGCCTCGGCAACGCCATGGCCTCCCTGTTCGGCATCGTCACCCCGTTCTGCTCCTGCTCTGCGGTGCCCCTGTTCATCGGCTTCCTCAAGGCGGGCGTCCCGCTGGGCGTGACGTTCAGCTTCCTGGTGGCCGCGCCCATGGTCAACGAGGTGGCCCTGGGGATGCTCTTCGCGATGTTCGGCTGGAAGATCGCCCTGCTCTACGCCGGCACGGGGGTGGCCATCGCCTTCTTCGCGGGCCTCGTGCTGGGGCGCATGAACATGGAGCGCCACCTGGAAGGGTGGGTGCAGGAAGCCCTCAAGGCGCCGGCCCTGGCGGATGCCGGGGAGGAGCGGCCCTCCCTTGCCGCGCGCATCGGCCAGGCCGTGCAGGGCGTCAAGGACATCGTCGGCAAGGTCTGGCTGTACATCCTGGTGGGCATCCTGGTGGGGGCCTTCATCCACGGCTTCGTGCCCGAGGCCTTCATGGCGAGCCTCCTGGGGCGGAAGTCGTGGTACAGCGTGCCCCTGGCCGTGGCCATCGGGGTGCCGCTCTATTCCAACGCGGCGGGCGTGATGCCCATCGTGGAGGCCCTGCTGGGCAAGGGCGCGGCCCTGGGGTCCACCCTGGCCTTCATGATGGCCGTCATCGGCCTTTCCCTGCCCGAAACGGTCATCCTGCGCCGGGTCATGCGGCCCCGCCTCATCGGTGCGTTCGTGGGGGTGGTCGCGGCGGGCATCCTCCTGGTCGGTTATCTGTTCAACGCCATTCTCTGA
- a CDS encoding helix-turn-helix transcriptional regulator: MAEDLRSLVDRLKAVSHPLRLRVLALVGAGELCVCQVAETLSVPASSVSEALRELRRAGFVTERKEGRWVFVSCPEPAPPLLEILLREASSLPEANLDRARVAAVKGIPVQDVCRKQLAGMDEATHV, from the coding sequence ATGGCAGAGGATCTCCGTTCGCTGGTGGACAGGCTGAAGGCCGTTTCCCACCCTTTGCGCCTGCGGGTTCTGGCCCTGGTGGGCGCGGGGGAGTTGTGCGTGTGCCAGGTGGCGGAGACGCTTTCGGTGCCCGCGTCCTCGGTTTCCGAGGCCTTGCGGGAGCTGCGCAGGGCCGGGTTCGTGACGGAGCGGAAGGAAGGGCGGTGGGTTTTCGTCTCGTGCCCGGAACCGGCCCCACCTCTTCTTGAAATCCTCCTTCGTGAAGCGTCGTCGTTGCCCGAGGCGAACCTGGACCGCGCCCGCGTCGCGGCCGTGAAGGGGATCCCGGTCCAGGACGTCTGCCGCAAGCAGCTGGCCGGGATGGACGAGGCGACCCATGTCTGA
- a CDS encoding DUF4382 domain-containing protein, which produces MRSIHVLPVVLGLAGLLGCGGSGSGTPAPRSSAMNVTLVDGPTTAYTSILLSIQSVEISRDGGSWMTLGTVGGTPVDLLTLTGGVSRSLLRGVALDPGSYGQMRLILGSTGNSVVLKDGTTHALTVPSGAQTGIKLIGPFVVQAGTTADIWIDFDAAHSVQVVGAGASGKYLLRPTCFAYEKAVTGSITGILTDQADGSALAGVPVFAEVLDGAGKPSIVRSATTGATGAYTLDLLPVGGTYYVVSLPAPGTFYGPKASDGFSLTSATPTFTFSAAFTATAGVGTLNGTVTPLATASQSDGIDLLATLASTPGGATHTFILDRDMAVVGATETFTFGSLPAGTYSLVGNRTTTAGDGSTTVAVAVPVAATVTAGATTAATVAF; this is translated from the coding sequence ATGCGATCCATCCATGTTCTCCCCGTCGTCCTGGGCCTCGCAGGCCTGCTCGGTTGCGGGGGGTCCGGTTCGGGCACCCCGGCCCCCCGGTCCTCCGCCATGAACGTCACCCTGGTCGACGGCCCAACAACGGCCTACACCTCCATCCTCCTCAGCATCCAGTCCGTCGAGATCAGCCGGGACGGCGGGTCCTGGATGACCCTGGGCACGGTGGGAGGCACCCCGGTCGACCTCCTCACCCTCACGGGCGGGGTGAGCCGGAGCCTGCTGAGGGGCGTGGCCCTGGACCCCGGCTCCTACGGCCAGATGCGGCTCATCCTGGGTTCCACCGGGAACTCGGTAGTGCTCAAGGACGGCACGACCCACGCCCTCACCGTCCCCTCCGGTGCCCAGACGGGCATCAAACTGATCGGGCCGTTCGTCGTCCAGGCCGGAACCACCGCCGACATCTGGATCGATTTCGACGCCGCCCACTCCGTCCAGGTCGTGGGCGCGGGGGCGTCCGGCAAGTACCTGCTGCGCCCCACCTGCTTCGCCTACGAGAAGGCCGTCACGGGTTCCATCACCGGAATCCTCACGGACCAGGCGGACGGGTCGGCCCTGGCCGGCGTGCCCGTTTTCGCCGAGGTCCTGGATGGAGCCGGGAAGCCGTCCATCGTCCGGAGCGCCACGACCGGCGCCACCGGCGCCTACACCCTCGATCTCCTGCCGGTGGGCGGCACCTACTACGTGGTCAGCCTGCCCGCCCCCGGGACGTTCTACGGGCCCAAGGCCAGCGACGGCTTCAGCCTCACCAGCGCCACGCCCACCTTCACCTTCAGCGCCGCCTTCACGGCCACGGCCGGCGTGGGCACCCTGAACGGCACCGTGACGCCCCTGGCCACCGCGAGCCAGTCGGACGGCATCGACCTGCTGGCCACCTTAGCCTCGACCCCCGGCGGCGCCACCCACACGTTCATCCTGGACCGGGACATGGCCGTCGTGGGTGCGACCGAGACTTTCACCTTCGGGTCCCTGCCGGCGGGCACCTACAGCCTGGTGGGTAACCGGACGACCACGGCCGGGGACGGTTCCACGACGGTTGCCGTCGCCGTGCCCGTCGCCGCCACCGTGACGGCAGGCGCCACGACGGCGGCCACGGTCGCCTTCTAG
- a CDS encoding twin-arginine translocase TatA/TatE family subunit, translating into MGNLGMTEILLIGACLLIFFGPSKLPELGKSLGKGIQEFKKASKELTAGLKD; encoded by the coding sequence ATGGGCAATCTCGGAATGACTGAAATCCTCCTGATCGGCGCCTGTCTGCTGATCTTCTTCGGGCCCAGCAAGCTGCCCGAACTGGGCAAGTCCCTGGGCAAGGGGATCCAGGAGTTCAAGAAGGCCAGCAAGGAACTGACGGCTGGGCTGAAGGACTGA
- a CDS encoding cytochrome c3 family protein has protein sequence MRRFFEYGVMALLLAFAGGLGAAPAKAPAGCTACHPDFKSLLGEAHPAVKGKAIAECLPCHGKPAPAAGKNAFGVRIHRGHAAPESGVPCSACHDFKPGRSFTVKGGKRNLGKPNAGDFARTRELMPVPGAAAFLSGQHAAKLVSCSGCHGPAFPLKGDEVANDRCLACHGSYEALAEKTKPREAHGLNPHKSHYGEISCTACHFGHQKSVVLCKDCHPKTTLVIPFDK, from the coding sequence ATGAGACGATTTTTCGAATACGGGGTGATGGCCCTGCTCCTGGCGTTCGCCGGGGGGCTGGGCGCGGCCCCGGCGAAGGCTCCTGCGGGTTGCACCGCCTGCCACCCCGATTTCAAGAGCCTGCTGGGGGAGGCGCACCCGGCCGTCAAGGGCAAGGCGATCGCCGAGTGCCTCCCCTGTCACGGCAAGCCCGCCCCGGCCGCGGGAAAGAACGCGTTCGGCGTCAGGATCCACCGCGGACACGCGGCCCCGGAAAGCGGCGTGCCGTGTTCCGCCTGCCACGACTTCAAGCCGGGCCGGTCCTTCACCGTCAAGGGCGGCAAGCGGAACCTGGGCAAGCCGAACGCGGGCGATTTCGCACGGACCCGGGAGCTCATGCCGGTCCCGGGCGCCGCGGCGTTCCTTTCGGGCCAGCATGCCGCCAAGCTGGTCTCCTGCTCGGGGTGCCACGGTCCTGCCTTCCCCCTCAAGGGGGACGAAGTTGCGAACGACCGGTGCCTGGCCTGCCACGGCTCCTACGAGGCCCTTGCGGAGAAGACCAAGCCCAGGGAAGCCCACGGCCTGAATCCCCACAAATCCCACTACGGGGAGATCTCCTGCACCGCGTGCCATTTCGGGCACCAGAAATCGGTGGTCCTCTGCAAGGACTGCCACCCCAAGACCACCCTCGTCATCCCTTTCGACAAGTGA
- a CDS encoding flavocytochrome c: MKNPDNLEARGNQDDGLGEAQGSDRRGFLRTSLAVGLAATAGTFALNLGAAPAPDAPPAKKKLPTKWDESYDVVVIGSGFAGLAAAAEAAGKGSTVIILEKMPVYGGNSIINGGEYNAWTDKLKMRENFKLGVDSQEIHKADTLKGGDFFGSPELVEILAAEAPKALDWMIDEGGLQLRQILNRTGGHSQYRTHTCIEGVGKGFTEALRKIAEKRGAKMRLKAKVSWLWRKDVDSPVLGVELETGRGPVNIRARKAVVLASGGFGHDVPMRTIYNPTLTAGYNCTNHKGATGEMIRYAQAVGADTLHMAFIQLYPFADPETGILDAPAVYPFRGPGYGIVYVNEKGVRFVNEQERRDVVARAEMATGGKKTFSIFNEAMIPKMGTMEEANKAVAAGRFVRAATIAELATKIGLDPAVLTETMRKHDSYLKDKKDPEFGKNITSVMVSQEQGPYYAIAQWPAVHHTMGGLRVNKETQVLDIWGKPIPHLYAAGEITGGLHGANRLGGNATPDATVFGRIAGLKAAAEKI, translated from the coding sequence ATGAAGAACCCAGACAACCTCGAGGCCAGGGGGAACCAGGACGACGGCCTGGGCGAAGCCCAGGGCTCCGATCGCAGAGGCTTCCTCAGGACTTCGCTCGCGGTGGGCCTGGCGGCCACGGCGGGGACCTTCGCGCTCAACCTCGGCGCCGCGCCCGCGCCCGACGCGCCCCCCGCCAAGAAGAAGCTGCCCACCAAGTGGGACGAGAGCTACGACGTGGTCGTCATCGGCTCCGGATTCGCGGGCCTCGCCGCCGCGGCCGAAGCCGCCGGCAAGGGCAGCACCGTCATCATCCTGGAGAAGATGCCCGTCTACGGGGGCAACTCCATCATCAACGGCGGCGAATACAACGCCTGGACCGACAAGCTGAAGATGCGGGAGAACTTCAAGCTCGGCGTCGACAGCCAGGAGATCCACAAGGCCGACACCCTCAAGGGCGGCGACTTCTTCGGCAGCCCCGAGCTGGTCGAGATCCTCGCGGCCGAGGCCCCCAAGGCCCTGGACTGGATGATCGACGAGGGCGGCCTGCAGCTCCGCCAGATCCTCAACCGCACCGGTGGCCATAGCCAGTACCGCACCCACACCTGCATCGAAGGCGTCGGCAAGGGCTTCACCGAGGCGCTGCGCAAGATCGCCGAGAAGCGCGGCGCCAAGATGCGCCTGAAGGCGAAGGTGAGCTGGCTCTGGCGCAAGGACGTCGACAGCCCCGTGCTGGGCGTCGAGCTCGAGACCGGCCGCGGCCCCGTCAACATCCGCGCGCGCAAGGCCGTGGTGCTCGCCTCGGGCGGCTTCGGCCACGACGTCCCGATGCGCACGATCTACAACCCGACCCTGACCGCAGGGTACAACTGCACCAACCACAAGGGCGCCACCGGCGAGATGATCCGCTACGCCCAGGCCGTCGGGGCCGACACCCTCCACATGGCCTTCATCCAGCTCTATCCCTTCGCCGATCCCGAAACGGGCATCCTGGACGCCCCCGCCGTGTACCCCTTCCGCGGGCCCGGCTACGGCATCGTCTACGTGAACGAGAAGGGCGTGCGCTTCGTCAACGAGCAGGAGCGCCGCGACGTGGTCGCCCGGGCGGAGATGGCCACCGGCGGCAAGAAGACCTTCTCCATCTTCAACGAGGCGATGATCCCCAAGATGGGCACGATGGAGGAGGCCAACAAGGCCGTCGCCGCGGGCCGCTTCGTCCGGGCCGCCACCATCGCCGAGCTGGCAACCAAGATCGGGCTCGACCCGGCCGTGCTCACCGAGACCATGCGCAAGCACGACTCCTACCTCAAGGACAAGAAGGACCCCGAGTTCGGCAAGAACATCACCAGCGTGATGGTCTCCCAGGAGCAGGGCCCGTACTACGCGATCGCGCAGTGGCCCGCCGTCCACCACACCATGGGCGGCCTGCGCGTCAACAAGGAGACCCAGGTGCTCGATATCTGGGGCAAGCCGATCCCGCATCTCTATGCGGCCGGCGAGATCACCGGCGGCCTGCACGGCGCCAACCGGCTGGGCGGCAATGCGACGCCCGACGCGACGGTGTTCGGACGCATCGCGGGCCTCAAGGCCGCGGCCGAGAAGATCTGA
- a CDS encoding PAS domain S-box protein, whose product MEQRWASFDASIGQELFEATSDLILVTDPQGVILRTNRKAGRVLADAPTLGLPFWVRLGLPCDTLQGALEVCSAQVPKYASTALQAAFAVRLVALGDGSAPGFLVLLSEMTGPFLQRAELERQVQERAQALARSQKMLQTVFQGVGKGIILVDEDLEVIGSNQKACETFGIHPENIQGAHIRSLCDEPGQAAVLRMLDTIIENQVLSVEVGALYFDKRRFPAVFTVSLITVEGSRLWIIITEDISRQKAMEQELKTGRVLTEEANIALRSVLKSIQLEQEELSAKLSRRITSDLMPILHKIRSAPSDEVRNGYIDFLGELLASLTRNTGPQMDFALHRLSKTEMKICNFILAGFSTKEICATMNLAFDTVQTHRKNIRRKLGLSGSAGISLHGYLNSKKAAVPA is encoded by the coding sequence ATGGAGCAGCGATGGGCGTCCTTCGACGCCTCCATAGGTCAGGAGCTGTTCGAGGCGACGTCGGACCTGATCCTGGTGACCGATCCCCAGGGCGTCATCCTCCGGACCAACCGCAAGGCCGGGCGGGTCCTCGCCGACGCGCCCACCCTGGGGCTGCCCTTCTGGGTCAGGCTGGGCCTGCCCTGCGACACCCTGCAGGGGGCCCTGGAGGTCTGCTCCGCCCAGGTGCCGAAGTACGCCAGCACCGCCCTCCAGGCCGCCTTCGCCGTCCGGCTCGTCGCGCTGGGGGACGGCAGCGCCCCGGGCTTCCTGGTCCTGCTCAGCGAGATGACCGGCCCCTTCCTCCAGCGGGCGGAGCTCGAACGCCAGGTCCAGGAACGGGCCCAGGCCCTGGCCCGGTCCCAGAAGATGCTGCAGACCGTCTTCCAGGGGGTGGGCAAGGGCATCATCCTCGTCGACGAGGACCTGGAGGTCATCGGTTCGAACCAGAAGGCCTGCGAGACCTTCGGCATCCACCCCGAGAACATCCAGGGCGCCCACATCCGCTCGCTCTGCGACGAGCCGGGGCAGGCCGCCGTCCTGAGGATGCTGGACACCATCATCGAGAACCAGGTGCTGAGCGTCGAGGTGGGCGCCCTCTACTTCGACAAGCGCCGCTTCCCGGCCGTCTTCACCGTGAGCCTGATCACCGTCGAGGGGAGCAGGCTCTGGATCATCATCACCGAGGACATCTCCAGGCAGAAGGCGATGGAACAGGAGCTCAAGACCGGCAGGGTCCTCACGGAGGAGGCCAACATCGCCCTGCGCAGCGTCCTGAAGAGCATCCAGCTCGAGCAGGAGGAGCTCTCGGCCAAGCTCTCCCGCAGGATCACCAGCGACCTGATGCCGATCCTGCACAAGATCCGGTCCGCGCCCTCCGACGAGGTGCGCAACGGCTACATCGACTTCCTGGGCGAGCTCCTGGCCTCGCTGACCCGGAACACGGGGCCGCAGATGGATTTCGCGCTCCACCGGCTCAGCAAGACGGAGATGAAGATCTGCAATTTCATCCTGGCGGGGTTCAGCACCAAGGAGATCTGCGCCACGATGAACCTGGCCTTCGACACCGTCCAGACCCACCGGAAGAACATCCGGAGAAAGCTCGGCCTTTCGGGATCCGCCGGGATCAGCCTGCACGGGTACCTCAACAGCAAGAAGGCGGCGGTGCCCGCATGA
- a CDS encoding flavocytochrome c: MFDETFDVLVVGSGYAGLSAAIEARLAGRSVLVIEKMKLPGGNSALSGGLFAVANAPLQAAEGIEDSPALLAGDMFKAGHGLNHPELVRTVAAGSLEAFLWCRDYLGVAFADSLHHGGGHSVPRTYSPANCSGSVILQALLVKCRELGIPIRLQTALEGFILDGDGRVTGAAVRADYIFPQEDSGAPRRIGAAQGLVLASGGWCQDVEFRRVQDPGLDGALETTNHPGATAEGLVSALRIGATPLHLSWIQLGPWTSRDEEGWGVSTMFSVLVGLRHGVMVDASTGRRFVNELADRLSRAREMVAAGRDPMLIVGGRAARQYPNLAQCLKRGAVKRYGTLEELAQDQAIDPAALSETLEHFNRSLDEGVDLEFGRPLGTQERYRVEPPYHLVRLRPKLHYCNGGIQIDADARVLDLGRHQPIPGLLAAGEVTGGVHGACRLGGMAIPECIVFGRIAGRNASRA; this comes from the coding sequence ATGTTCGACGAGACCTTTGACGTCCTGGTCGTCGGTTCCGGCTACGCCGGGCTCTCGGCGGCGATCGAGGCCAGGCTCGCGGGCCGGTCCGTGCTGGTCATCGAGAAGATGAAGCTGCCCGGAGGCAATTCCGCGCTCAGCGGCGGCCTGTTCGCGGTGGCCAACGCCCCCCTCCAGGCCGCTGAGGGGATCGAGGACTCGCCGGCCCTGCTGGCCGGGGACATGTTCAAGGCCGGCCACGGGCTGAACCACCCCGAGCTCGTGCGCACCGTGGCCGCCGGTTCCCTGGAGGCCTTCCTCTGGTGCCGGGACTACCTCGGCGTGGCCTTCGCCGACAGCCTGCACCATGGGGGCGGCCACTCCGTTCCGCGCACCTACAGTCCCGCCAACTGTTCCGGCTCCGTGATCCTGCAGGCCCTCCTGGTGAAGTGCCGGGAGCTGGGGATCCCCATCCGGCTGCAGACCGCGCTGGAGGGGTTCATCCTCGACGGGGACGGCCGGGTCACCGGGGCCGCCGTCCGCGCGGACTACATCTTCCCCCAGGAGGACAGCGGCGCCCCCCGCAGGATCGGGGCCGCCCAGGGCCTCGTCCTGGCCAGCGGCGGCTGGTGCCAGGACGTGGAATTCCGGAGGGTGCAGGACCCCGGCCTGGACGGCGCGCTGGAGACCACCAACCACCCCGGGGCCACGGCCGAGGGCCTGGTGAGCGCCCTCCGGATCGGCGCTACGCCCCTCCACCTCTCCTGGATCCAGCTGGGGCCCTGGACCTCCCGGGACGAGGAGGGCTGGGGGGTCAGCACCATGTTCTCGGTGCTGGTGGGCCTGCGCCACGGGGTCATGGTCGACGCGTCCACCGGAAGGCGCTTCGTGAACGAGCTCGCGGACCGGCTCTCCCGCGCCCGCGAAATGGTCGCCGCCGGGCGGGACCCCATGCTGATCGTGGGCGGAAGGGCGGCGCGGCAGTACCCGAACCTGGCGCAGTGCCTGAAGCGCGGAGCCGTGAAGCGCTACGGGACGCTCGAGGAGCTCGCCCAGGACCAGGCCATCGATCCGGCCGCGCTGTCGGAGACCCTGGAGCACTTCAACCGGTCGCTGGACGAAGGCGTCGACCTGGAATTCGGCAGGCCCCTGGGAACCCAGGAGCGGTACCGCGTCGAACCGCCCTACCACCTCGTGCGGCTCCGCCCCAAGCTCCACTACTGCAACGGCGGCATCCAGATCGACGCCGACGCCCGGGTCCTGGACCTCGGGCGCCACCAGCCGATCCCGGGCCTCCTGGCCGCCGGCGAGGTCACCGGCGGCGTGCACGGGGCCTGCAGGCTGGGCGGCATGGCCATCCCCGAGTGCATCGTGTTCGGCCGGATCGCGGGGAGGAACGCCTCCCGGGCCTGA
- a CDS encoding prolipoprotein diacylglyceryl transferase family protein: MSPRLGKLLYALLFVVLLPLLLWAWARGAAGQVRLPPPGPAWAGRILAAAGGLAMLLAMATLTRHGEGLPMNAYPPRRLVVRGLYALTPHPIYAGFCVLCLGAAMATGSGSGFWLVGPAVVLGCAALVLGYEGPALDARFGRERRGPLLRLPAAQDGPPTPADRASAYVLVLLPWLLLYGLAAALGTPRDALDLGLPFERGWPVVEEAELPYASLYLWVLAVPWLARSGRDLRRFCTAGLVATLAGTLCFAVLPVMAPPRPFEAAGPLGRLLQWERLHDTPMCAFPSFHAAWAILAAGAASPRWKPAARLWAALVVWACAATGMHTLADVAAGALLGWGALRADALWEFLRRGAERVANSWREWRLGPLRIINHGFWAGLGVGLGVLLMCAFTGGTLTPEILLVVLCGLAGAGLWAQLVEGGPELLRPYGYYGGVLGTFAGVLAGHLLSGQGWLLLGAAAVAGPVIQGLGRVRCLVQGCCHGRVAPASVGIRYVHPRSRVSRLSGLRGLPLHPSPLYSILWNGVTWLVLLRLWRVGAGLPFIAGVYLVLNSLGRFAEEGTRGEPQTPVLGGLRLYQWVAVPVAALGAFLTCLGGAGPAPGARLDGTAFAAALGAGLCVWLALGADFPESNRRFSRLA, encoded by the coding sequence ATGTCCCCCCGCCTCGGCAAGCTCCTCTACGCCCTCCTCTTCGTGGTCCTCCTGCCGCTCCTGCTCTGGGCCTGGGCGCGGGGCGCGGCCGGGCAGGTCCGGCTCCCGCCGCCGGGCCCCGCCTGGGCCGGCCGGATCCTGGCGGCGGCGGGGGGCCTGGCGATGCTCCTGGCCATGGCGACCCTCACGCGCCACGGGGAGGGCCTGCCCATGAACGCCTACCCGCCCCGGCGCCTCGTGGTCCGCGGCCTCTACGCCCTCACCCCGCATCCCATCTACGCGGGATTCTGCGTCCTGTGCCTGGGCGCGGCCATGGCCACGGGCTCGGGCAGCGGGTTCTGGCTGGTGGGCCCGGCGGTGGTCCTGGGCTGCGCGGCCCTCGTGCTGGGCTACGAGGGCCCGGCCCTGGACGCGCGGTTCGGCCGGGAAAGGCGCGGGCCCCTGCTGCGCCTTCCCGCGGCCCAGGACGGTCCGCCCACCCCGGCGGACCGGGCCTCCGCCTACGTCCTGGTGCTCCTGCCCTGGCTTCTGCTCTACGGGCTCGCGGCGGCCCTGGGCACGCCCCGGGACGCCCTCGACCTCGGCCTTCCCTTCGAGCGGGGCTGGCCGGTGGTGGAGGAGGCCGAGCTCCCCTACGCCAGCCTCTACCTGTGGGTCCTCGCCGTGCCCTGGCTGGCGCGGTCCGGCCGGGACCTGCGCCGGTTCTGCACCGCGGGGCTCGTGGCCACCCTTGCGGGCACCCTCTGCTTCGCGGTCCTGCCCGTGATGGCGCCCCCCCGGCCCTTCGAGGCGGCCGGGCCCCTGGGGCGCCTCCTGCAGTGGGAGCGCCTCCACGACACCCCCATGTGCGCCTTCCCGTCCTTCCACGCCGCCTGGGCGATCCTGGCGGCCGGGGCGGCCTCCCCCCGGTGGAAGCCTGCCGCCCGGCTCTGGGCGGCACTGGTGGTGTGGGCCTGCGCGGCCACGGGCATGCACACGCTGGCCGACGTGGCCGCCGGGGCCCTCCTGGGCTGGGGCGCCCTGCGCGCGGACGCCCTATGGGAGTTCCTGCGCCGCGGGGCCGAGAGGGTGGCCAATTCCTGGCGTGAGTGGCGCCTGGGGCCCCTGCGCATCATCAACCACGGGTTCTGGGCGGGCCTGGGGGTGGGCCTGGGGGTCCTCCTCATGTGCGCCTTCACGGGCGGAACCCTCACGCCGGAGATCCTGCTGGTGGTGCTCTGCGGCCTGGCCGGGGCGGGCCTGTGGGCCCAGCTCGTCGAGGGGGGCCCGGAGCTGCTCCGGCCCTACGGCTATTACGGCGGCGTGCTGGGCACCTTCGCCGGCGTCCTGGCCGGGCACCTCCTCTCTGGCCAGGGCTGGCTGCTGCTGGGCGCCGCAGCGGTGGCGGGGCCCGTGATCCAGGGCCTGGGCCGGGTGCGGTGCCTCGTCCAGGGCTGCTGCCACGGCCGGGTGGCGCCGGCGTCCGTGGGCATCCGCTACGTCCATCCCCGGTCCCGGGTGTCCCGGCTCTCCGGGCTCCGGGGCCTCCCCCTCCATCCCTCCCCCCTCTATTCGATCCTCTGGAACGGCGTGACCTGGCTGGTCCTCCTTCGCCTCTGGCGAGTGGGCGCGGGCCTCCCCTTCATCGCCGGCGTCTACCTGGTGCTCAACAGCCTGGGCCGGTTCGCGGAGGAAGGCACCCGGGGCGAGCCCCAGACCCCCGTCCTCGGGGGGCTGCGGCTCTACCAGTGGGTCGCGGTCCCCGTCGCGGCCCTGGGGGCCTTCCTCACGTGCCTGGGCGGCGCGGGTCCGGCCCCCGGGGCGCGCCTGGACGGGACGGCCTTCGCCGCGGCCCTGGGCGCGGGGCTCTGCGTGTGGCTGGCCCTGGGGGCGGACTTCCCGGAGTCGAACCGGAGGTTCTCACGGCTGGCGTGA